The bacterium genome contains a region encoding:
- the btuD_8 gene encoding Vitamin B12 import ATP-binding protein BtuD produces MCQSRTIISLDRSLSLPIRRLVQGRFQRPQGQEKLQILPRQWTEAEESTFPAGEPDLGASTERLPCGVFCGSCLAASPDLKGDLTDRSDLHGNRGFCQDSQIVPLGQGRVGLHKLHHPVKQAPEDPGKEESASEPAPKDDRLRQICDAVAQAEPDDAEACQKAEDCERGDRLDPGDRGIGQSGPGTGVLVQHLRDLCQLQMSCVGMKGRMGIGEGLVTLQGIREIPGVCQVQNLAEFRHITGAGNRVCRLQAQPTERQGDGTQQTENKAGPEEEVHSVCRKRTPPPRLRAGAYNLAMTSALEVEGLSKSFRLYNRKTQSLLERLLMGRVSAWRPLEALHEVSFTVKPGTLLGLIGRNGSGKSTLLKVLSGIYVADRGHYRTAGRMAGLLELGAGFHPELTGRENIFLNGSILGIPARTIRQQFDRIVEFSGLEDFLDTPIRAYSSGMVVRLGFSVAMAAEPEILLVDEVLGVGDTAFAVKSVETIREFVRNGHTVIFVSHDLPLVTELSDRVLWLEGGQLRGEGEPANVVKDYLNLLRHQDISPSTVTSATGEMPSLDHAPIIVERLQLWDINGHESTLFNTGDPANLYVNLRALHAPKDAYIQLSVRSLQGETLLGPITVPLPEFVEGSTGGAFRFHRLPLNKGEYLIAVEVWDRNLLERYTPKPALLRFTIGRSSHPGVTGPWEIPGDWEWS; encoded by the coding sequence GTGTGTCAGAGTCGGACGATCATCAGCCTGGACCGGAGCCTCAGTCTGCCGATCAGGCGCCTGGTCCAGGGTCGCTTCCAGCGACCCCAGGGCCAGGAGAAACTCCAGATCCTCCCGCGTCAATGGACTGAGGCGGAAGAAAGCACCTTCCCGGCCGGCGAGCCGGACCTTGGCGCGTCGACCGAGCGGCTGCCCTGTGGTGTTTTTTGCGGGTCCTGTCTGGCGGCGTCCCCCGACCTCAAAGGCGACCTCACCGATCGCTCCGATCTCCATGGGAATCGTGGTTTCTGCCAGGACTCCCAGATAGTCCCGCTCGGTCAGGGTCGAGTTGGACTCCACAAACTGCATCATCCGGTCAAGCAAGCGCCAGAGGATCCAGGCAAGGAGGAATCCGCCAGTGAGCCCGCCCCCAAGGATGACCGCCTGCGGCAAATCTGTGATGCCGTAGCGCAAGCCGAGCCCGACGACGCCGAAGCCTGCCAGAAAGCCGAAGATTGTGAACGAGGAGACCGGCTTGATCCGGGGGACCGGGGTATCGGGCAGTCGGGACCCGGCACCGGAGTGCTGGTCCAGCACCTGCGCGACCTGTGTCAGCTCCAGATGAGCTGCGTGGGCATGAAAGGCCGCATGGGAATCGGCGAAGGCCTCGTGACTCTCCAGGGCATCCGTGAGATCCCCGGCGTCTGCCAGGTCCAGAACCTCGCCGAGTTCCGCCACATCACCGGCGCTGGCAACCGAGTCTGCCGACTCCAGGCCCAGCCCACCGAGCGCCAGGGAGATGGCACCCAGCAGACCGAGAACAAGGCAGGTCCAGAGGAGGAAGTCCATAGTGTCTGTAGGAAGCGTACCCCACCTCCCCGGTTGCGTGCCGGGGCCTACAATCTCGCCATGACCTCAGCGCTGGAAGTCGAAGGCCTCTCTAAGTCTTTCAGGCTCTACAACCGGAAGACCCAGTCGCTACTGGAACGGCTGCTGATGGGTCGCGTCTCGGCCTGGCGACCGCTGGAAGCCCTCCACGAGGTCTCCTTCACGGTCAAACCCGGGACACTCCTCGGACTCATTGGTCGCAATGGTTCTGGCAAATCAACGCTGCTCAAAGTCCTCTCTGGCATCTATGTCGCCGACCGGGGGCACTACCGGACCGCCGGCAGGATGGCGGGCCTGCTGGAGCTGGGGGCGGGCTTTCATCCGGAGCTCACCGGACGCGAAAACATTTTCCTCAACGGGTCCATTCTCGGCATTCCCGCCCGGACCATCCGGCAACAGTTCGACCGGATCGTGGAATTCTCCGGCCTCGAGGACTTTCTCGATACCCCCATTCGCGCCTACTCCAGCGGCATGGTGGTCCGCCTGGGATTTTCGGTCGCAATGGCGGCGGAACCGGAGATTCTGCTGGTGGACGAAGTCCTGGGAGTCGGGGATACCGCCTTCGCGGTGAAGTCGGTAGAGACCATCCGCGAGTTTGTCCGCAATGGGCATACGGTCATTTTTGTCTCCCATGATCTCCCCCTGGTCACGGAGCTTTCCGACCGCGTACTCTGGCTGGAGGGAGGGCAATTACGGGGTGAGGGAGAACCAGCGAATGTGGTCAAAGACTATCTGAACCTGTTACGGCATCAGGACATCAGCCCATCGACTGTCACCAGTGCTACCGGCGAGATGCCATCGCTCGACCACGCTCCCATCATCGTGGAGCGGCTGCAGCTCTGGGACATCAATGGCCATGAGTCCACGTTGTTCAACACCGGCGATCCGGCGAATCTCTATGTGAATCTGCGGGCGCTCCATGCACCCAAGGACGCCTACATCCAGCTGTCGGTCCGGAGCCTGCAGGGCGAGACCCTCCTCGGCCCCATCACGGTTCCCCTTCCTGAGTTCGTGGAGGGCTCTACCGGCGGCGCTTTTCGCTTTCACCGGCTGCCGCTGAACAAGGGGGAATACCTGATAGCTGTGGAAGTCTGGGACCGGAATCTACTGGAGCGGTACACCCCGAAGCCTGCGCTGCTGCGGTTCACGATCGGACGCTCATCGCATCCAGGGGTCACGGGTCCCTGGGAGATCCCGGGGGACTGGGAGTGGAGTTAG
- the epsF_2 gene encoding Type II secretion system protein F yields MAKQYVFVARDSSGNIIRNSVDADSQHSVVDTLQKEGYFVLKIYEKKQWGWHPWDVIDYFTKVGLKLLTLSSRQMSLLVNAGLTISETLDTVEEQTTNRKFKKILHKVRMDVQGGETLAKSMKKHPAAFSNFFIAMIHSGEVGGVLDKILQRVAKFYENELELRNKIKSAMVYPSLVVGVSILIILFMFIYIIPQFAEFYKDFSGGEAQLPELTQKMLEISEEFRYHWYYYTIIPAIAAIFFWKFRGTKLGHRVCDPISLRMPIFGPLARKVAITRFTRTLGTLQESGVPLVEALEVTRDTAHNIVIANAIDYTRDRIREGESINAPMKRTKQFPAMVTNLIAVGEDAGNLEEMLYKLSDYYDDEIDNTVRGLASLIEPLLIVIIGGIIGVIVVSLYLPIFNLVNVIK; encoded by the coding sequence ATGGCCAAGCAATACGTCTTCGTCGCCCGCGACTCTTCCGGCAACATCATCCGGAACTCGGTCGATGCGGATTCCCAGCACTCCGTTGTCGATACCCTCCAGAAGGAGGGGTACTTCGTTCTCAAGATCTATGAGAAGAAGCAATGGGGCTGGCATCCCTGGGATGTCATCGACTACTTCACGAAAGTCGGGCTCAAGCTCCTCACCCTCTCTTCCCGGCAGATGAGCCTCCTGGTGAACGCCGGGCTCACGATCTCCGAGACCCTGGATACGGTGGAAGAGCAGACCACCAACCGGAAGTTCAAGAAGATCCTGCACAAGGTCCGCATGGACGTCCAGGGGGGCGAGACCCTCGCCAAGTCGATGAAGAAGCATCCGGCGGCGTTTTCCAACTTCTTCATCGCCATGATCCACTCCGGCGAGGTCGGTGGCGTGCTGGACAAGATCCTCCAGCGCGTGGCGAAGTTCTATGAAAACGAACTCGAACTCCGCAACAAAATCAAGTCGGCGATGGTGTATCCGAGCCTGGTGGTCGGGGTCTCGATCCTGATCATCCTGTTCATGTTCATCTACATCATCCCGCAGTTCGCCGAGTTCTATAAGGACTTCTCCGGCGGCGAGGCGCAACTCCCCGAACTCACGCAGAAGATGCTGGAGATCTCGGAAGAGTTCCGCTACCACTGGTACTACTACACCATCATTCCCGCCATCGCGGCGATCTTCTTCTGGAAGTTCCGGGGCACGAAGCTGGGCCACCGGGTCTGCGACCCGATCTCCCTGCGGATGCCCATCTTTGGCCCGCTGGCCCGCAAGGTCGCCATCACCCGGTTTACCAGGACCCTGGGGACCCTCCAGGAGTCCGGCGTGCCGCTGGTGGAAGCCCTCGAGGTGACCCGCGATACGGCGCACAACATCGTGATCGCCAACGCCATCGACTACACCCGCGACCGCATCCGGGAAGGGGAGTCGATCAACGCGCCCATGAAGCGGACCAAGCAGTTCCCGGCCATGGTCACGAACCTGATTGCGGTCGGGGAGGATGCCGGGAACCTGGAGGAGATGCTCTACAAGCTCTCCGACTACTACGATGATGAGATCGACAACACGGTCCGGGGTCTGGCCTCGCTCATCGAGCCGCTGCTGATCGTGATCATCGGTGGGATCATCGGGGTCATCGTGGTCTCCCTCTATCTGCCGATCTTCAACCTGGTGAACGTGATCAAGTAG
- the pilT_3 gene encoding Twitching mobility protein, giving the protein MAANYTIVDLLVELAERQASDLHITVGVPPTLRVHGRMTRLDYEPLTPEDTRGLAFSLMREDQRKTLERDKEIDFGYSQRGIGRFRVNCFWQKGSIGIVMRSIPERIPTMEELLIPEILKDVIIEPRGLVLVTGPTGSGKSTSLAAMLNVINESRDLHIITMEDPIEYVHEHKLSNINQREVHTDTLSFNTALVKALRQDPDVILVGEMRDLETISTAITAAETGHLVFATLHTNSCPATIDRIIDVFPFGQQDQIRAQLANALVCVMTQLLLPRADGAGRIAAFEVMLNIPAIRNLIREKKIFQIHSTMMTHSKLGMITLDQSLRDMYFRREITMETAMTVATSPSNLQRLIAAGPPGGGGEEGGGQDMTNVAKFRQAE; this is encoded by the coding sequence ATGGCAGCGAACTACACGATCGTCGATCTTCTGGTCGAACTCGCCGAGCGACAGGCGTCCGACCTCCACATCACCGTTGGGGTCCCCCCCACCCTCCGGGTGCACGGGCGGATGACCCGACTGGACTACGAACCCCTCACGCCGGAAGACACCCGCGGTCTCGCCTTCTCCCTCATGCGGGAAGATCAGCGCAAGACCCTGGAGCGCGACAAAGAAATCGACTTCGGCTACTCCCAGCGGGGGATTGGCCGGTTCCGCGTCAACTGCTTCTGGCAGAAGGGCTCCATCGGCATCGTCATGCGCTCCATCCCGGAGCGGATTCCGACCATGGAAGAACTGTTGATTCCGGAGATTCTGAAGGACGTCATCATCGAGCCCCGCGGTCTGGTGCTGGTGACCGGACCGACTGGTTCTGGTAAGTCCACGTCGCTCGCGGCGATGCTCAATGTCATCAATGAAAGCCGCGACCTGCATATCATCACGATGGAAGACCCCATCGAGTACGTGCATGAGCACAAGCTCTCCAACATCAACCAGCGCGAAGTCCACACCGACACTCTTTCGTTCAACACCGCGCTGGTGAAGGCCCTGCGTCAGGACCCGGACGTCATCCTCGTGGGTGAAATGCGCGACCTCGAAACCATTTCCACCGCAATCACTGCGGCGGAGACGGGCCACCTGGTGTTTGCCACCCTGCATACCAACTCCTGCCCCGCCACCATCGACCGCATCATCGACGTCTTCCCCTTCGGGCAGCAGGACCAGATTCGCGCCCAGCTGGCCAACGCCCTGGTCTGCGTCATGACCCAGCTGCTCCTCCCCCGCGCCGATGGTGCCGGACGTATCGCGGCGTTTGAGGTCATGCTCAACATCCCGGCCATCCGGAACCTCATCCGTGAGAAGAAGATCTTCCAGATTCACTCCACGATGATGACCCACTCCAAGCTGGGGATGATCACCCTCGACCAGAGCCTCCGCGACATGTATTTCCGTCGCGAGATCACCATGGAAACCGCCATGACCGTGGCGACCAGCCCCTCGAACCTGCAGCGACTCATCGCGGCGGGCCCCCCTGGTGGTGGTGGCGAGGAAGGCGGAGGTCAGGATATGACCAACGTCGCCAAGTTCCGCCAGGCCGAGTAA
- a CDS encoding putative oxidoreductase (putative oxidoreductase/MSMEI_1564) — protein MEVRLSPYKSAHYSFGFDDVALVPGPVTVDPRDVTLDLQIGPHRLTIPILASAMDSAVDSRMAIALGQAGGLGVLNLQGLNTRYDDPSAALKRIAAADAASSASVIQEAYQPPVQEALVAQRIREIKEAGVIAAGSVTPAFGDTLGKKAVELGLDILVIQSTVTAIDHQSTHAPGLDLAGLCSSVSVPVIVGNCVTYDVAMSLLRAGAAGLLVGIGPGAACTTRAVVGVGAGQISATAECAAAREDYFQESGRETVMITDGGMSKGGDLMKAFAAGADGVMLGSPFTRTTESPGQGFHWGMATGDAGLPRGTRVETTLLGSLERLLFGPAGERTDGVLNLVGALRNGMGLLGCHTIADLQQARMVIAPSFGSEGKALQKAQRVGMGA, from the coding sequence ATGGAAGTCCGCCTCTCACCCTATAAGTCCGCCCATTACAGCTTCGGCTTCGATGATGTCGCCCTGGTGCCAGGACCAGTCACGGTTGACCCCCGGGATGTCACCCTCGATCTTCAGATCGGCCCGCATCGGCTCACTATCCCCATTCTGGCCAGTGCGATGGACAGTGCGGTCGATAGCCGGATGGCAATTGCCCTCGGACAGGCTGGCGGACTCGGTGTCCTGAATCTCCAGGGGCTCAATACCCGCTACGACGACCCCTCCGCCGCGCTCAAACGCATTGCCGCAGCCGATGCTGCCTCCAGCGCCAGTGTCATCCAGGAGGCGTATCAGCCGCCGGTCCAGGAAGCCCTGGTGGCGCAGCGTATCCGGGAGATCAAGGAGGCAGGCGTCATCGCTGCCGGCTCTGTCACACCGGCATTTGGCGACACCCTGGGCAAGAAAGCGGTGGAGCTCGGCCTCGACATCCTTGTCATCCAGAGCACGGTCACCGCTATTGACCATCAGTCGACCCACGCGCCGGGCCTCGATCTCGCCGGACTCTGCAGCAGCGTCTCCGTGCCGGTGATTGTCGGTAACTGCGTGACGTATGACGTCGCGATGTCCCTCCTGCGGGCTGGGGCAGCCGGACTCCTGGTTGGCATCGGCCCTGGCGCGGCCTGTACTACCCGGGCGGTGGTGGGTGTCGGAGCAGGGCAAATCAGCGCAACCGCCGAATGTGCCGCCGCCCGCGAGGATTACTTCCAGGAGTCGGGTCGGGAAACCGTGATGATCACGGATGGCGGGATGAGCAAAGGGGGCGACCTGATGAAAGCCTTTGCCGCCGGGGCTGATGGCGTGATGCTCGGCTCCCCCTTCACCCGGACCACGGAGTCGCCGGGGCAGGGCTTCCACTGGGGCATGGCGACCGGTGATGCTGGCCTGCCCCGGGGGACCCGGGTCGAAACGACCCTCCTCGGGTCCCTGGAGCGGCTGCTGTTCGGTCCCGCCGGAGAGCGGACCGACGGGGTCCTGAACCTCGTCGGGGCGCTGCGGAACGGCATGGGGCTCCTGGGCTGCCACACCATCGCGGACCTCCAGCAGGCCCGGATGGTGATCGCCCCGAGCTTTGGCAGTGAAGGGAAAGCACTGCAGAAGGCTCAGCGGGTCGGGATGGGAGCCTGA
- the tarA gene encoding N-acetylglucosaminyldiphosphoundecaprenol N-acetyl-beta-D-mannosaminyltransferase, with translation MPTPHRDTFLATLRATHPSADLLGVLVDTIPLETLAEALIAWLEEADAPLHLVTLNPEIMERACHEAEVMALIRQADLIVPDGAGIRWGIRRRTGRQVTTVPGIDLAYRLLELSTARGWEVFFLGGAPGVAETAGERLQSQLPGLNLIGTDHGYHRDTPENPKDETRVINTLIALQPDILLVGMGSPAQEAFIQRVLPRLSRTIMIGVGGSFDVWAGLLPRAPRWMAQLHLEWLFRMLRQPARFRRFPLLLAYMRRVLTTPTT, from the coding sequence ATGCCGACCCCGCACCGCGATACGTTCCTGGCGACTCTCCGGGCGACCCACCCTTCCGCCGACCTGTTGGGCGTCCTGGTGGATACGATCCCCCTCGAAACGCTGGCGGAAGCGCTCATCGCGTGGCTGGAAGAAGCCGATGCCCCGCTCCATTTAGTAACGCTGAACCCTGAGATCATGGAGCGAGCGTGCCACGAGGCAGAGGTCATGGCGCTGATCCGCCAGGCGGATCTCATCGTCCCTGACGGGGCAGGCATCCGCTGGGGGATTCGTCGCCGCACGGGTCGCCAGGTGACGACTGTCCCGGGCATCGATCTGGCGTATCGCCTCCTGGAACTGAGCACCGCCAGGGGCTGGGAAGTCTTCTTCCTTGGAGGGGCACCGGGGGTCGCGGAGACCGCAGGGGAGCGTTTACAGAGTCAATTGCCTGGGCTGAATCTCATTGGAACGGATCACGGGTATCACCGGGATACGCCGGAGAATCCCAAGGATGAAACCCGGGTCATCAATACGCTCATCGCCCTGCAGCCCGACATCCTGCTGGTGGGAATGGGATCGCCGGCGCAGGAAGCCTTTATCCAACGCGTATTGCCGCGACTGAGCCGGACGATCATGATCGGGGTCGGGGGGAGTTTTGATGTCTGGGCCGGACTCCTTCCGCGCGCTCCTCGCTGGATGGCGCAGCTGCATCTGGAATGGCTGTTCCGGATGCTGCGACAACCGGCGCGTTTCCGACGCTTCCCACTGCTATTGGCGTATATGCGGCGTGTGCTGACGACGCCAACAACATGA